One window of Agromyces rhizosphaerae genomic DNA carries:
- a CDS encoding NADP-dependent succinic semialdehyde dehydrogenase, producing the protein MPIATINPATGETEATYDAHDDAEVDARIGEAADAFRALANTDFTARGEWMHRAADLLDAEVDELALVLTTEMGKPLAQAAAEVRKSANAMRYYADHAEDMLAGRALDDPSVVGAGAAYTRYEPLGVVLAVMPWNYPIWQVIRFAAPALMAGNTVLLKHASNVPQSALYLGSLFSRAGFPVGALHTLLIPAARVEAVLRDRRVVAATLTGSEPAGRSLAAIAGSEVKHVVLELGGSDPFIVMPSADLDEAVRTAVTSRTSNNGQACINAKRFIVHEDVHDAFVERFTAAMAALRVGDPLDESTDIGPLATASGRDELAGLVDDAVALGAVAATGGTAGDGPGWFYPPTVLTGVDTGMRLYREEAFGPVATVFTARDADDALRIANDTTFGLSSAVWTRDEAEQERFIRGLDAGAVFVNGMSISYPELPFGGVKDSGIGRELSAEGIREFVNLKSVWRGR; encoded by the coding sequence ATGCCCATCGCGACCATCAACCCCGCCACCGGCGAGACCGAGGCGACCTACGACGCGCACGACGACGCCGAGGTCGACGCGCGCATCGGCGAGGCGGCCGACGCGTTCCGCGCCCTCGCGAACACGGACTTCACGGCCCGGGGCGAGTGGATGCACCGTGCCGCCGACCTCCTCGACGCGGAGGTCGACGAGCTCGCGCTCGTGCTCACGACCGAGATGGGCAAGCCGCTCGCCCAGGCGGCCGCCGAGGTGCGGAAGTCGGCGAACGCGATGCGGTACTACGCCGACCACGCGGAGGACATGCTCGCGGGGCGTGCGCTCGACGACCCCTCGGTCGTCGGCGCCGGTGCCGCGTACACGCGATACGAGCCGCTCGGCGTGGTGCTCGCGGTCATGCCGTGGAACTACCCGATCTGGCAGGTCATCCGCTTCGCCGCCCCCGCGCTGATGGCGGGCAACACGGTGCTGCTGAAGCACGCGTCGAACGTGCCCCAGTCTGCGCTCTACCTCGGGTCGCTCTTCTCGCGCGCCGGGTTCCCGGTCGGGGCGCTGCACACCCTGCTCATCCCGGCCGCGCGCGTCGAGGCCGTGCTCCGGGACCGGCGGGTGGTCGCGGCGACGCTCACCGGCTCGGAGCCCGCGGGGCGCTCGCTCGCCGCGATCGCCGGCTCCGAGGTCAAGCACGTCGTGCTCGAGCTGGGCGGCTCGGACCCGTTCATCGTGATGCCGAGCGCCGACCTCGACGAGGCCGTCCGCACGGCCGTCACGTCGCGCACCTCGAACAACGGCCAGGCCTGCATCAACGCGAAGCGGTTCATCGTGCACGAGGACGTGCACGACGCGTTCGTGGAGCGGTTCACCGCGGCGATGGCCGCACTCCGCGTCGGCGACCCGCTCGACGAGTCGACCGACATCGGGCCGCTCGCGACCGCCTCCGGGCGCGACGAGCTCGCCGGGCTCGTCGACGACGCGGTCGCGCTCGGCGCGGTCGCCGCGACCGGCGGCACCGCGGGCGACGGCCCCGGCTGGTTCTACCCGCCGACGGTGCTCACGGGCGTGGACACGGGCATGCGCCTCTACCGCGAGGAGGCGTTCGGCCCGGTCGCCACGGTGTTCACCGCGCGCGACGCCGACGACGCGCTGCGCATCGCGAACGACACGACGTTCGGGCTGAGTTCCGCGGTCTGGACCCGCGACGAGGCGGAGCAGGAGCGGTTCATCCGCGGCCTCGACGCGGGCGCCGTGTTCGTCAACGGCATGTCGATCTCGTACCCGGAGCTGCCTTTCGGCGGCGTCAAGGACTCGGGCATCGGCCGCGAGCTCTCCGCCGAGGGCATCCGCGAGTTCGTCAACCTGAAGTCCGTCTGGCGCGGACGCTAG
- a CDS encoding alpha-ketoacid dehydrogenase subunit alpha/beta, with product MPRHKRLDPAAPWVELTSTAADWKAADPELLSGMLAQLHLIRAFEETVLELAGEQLVHGPAHSSVGQEGGAVGSIIGMRSSDAINGSHRGHHQFLAKALTHVAGGRHDLAGIVTEPVQEVLQRTLAEILGLAQGYCRGRGGSMHLQWFEAGALGTNAIVGGGVPLGAGNAWAQRHAGTTDLTVSYFGDGAVNIGSVLESMNLAAAWKLPFAFFIENNGYAVSTGVDESTAETRLSARGLGFAIPSWRVDGMDPLAVHLAMGEAAEYMRSGNGPAVVEAEVYRYFHQNGPYPGSAFGYRTKAEEAAWRERDPLTRVATEMTKLGLIDEAGVASVREQAQEAMRIAAAQLLEPDPETDGKRRIRPELWPDTEFVDVGVRGDASELADARTLDPVAADGPVASMKFVDAVASVMGRRMEEDERIVVLGEDIHRLGGGTNGATKGLAKQFEGRVLGTPISENAFVGLGGGMALDGRFRPVVEFMYPDFMWVAADQVFNQIGKARHMFGGVNPVPLVLRTKVAIGSGYGSQHLMDPAGIFATSPGWRIVAPSTAADYIGLMNAALALEDPVLVLEHIDLYGKVEEVPEGDLDYQLPFGRAALRREGSDATVISYLSMVGHSLEAVEQTGLDADVIDLRWLDRASVDWETITESVKKTNAVLIVEQGAAGTSYGGWLADEIQRRLFDWLDQPVQRVTGREASPSISKVLERAAHARTEEVVAGIERLREGMGAA from the coding sequence ATGCCCAGACACAAGCGCCTGGACCCGGCGGCGCCATGGGTGGAGCTGACATCGACCGCGGCCGACTGGAAGGCCGCCGACCCCGAGCTGCTCTCGGGCATGCTCGCGCAGCTGCACCTGATCCGCGCGTTCGAGGAGACGGTGCTCGAGCTCGCAGGCGAGCAGCTCGTGCACGGGCCGGCGCACTCGAGCGTCGGCCAGGAGGGCGGCGCCGTCGGGTCGATCATCGGGATGCGCTCCTCCGACGCGATCAACGGGTCGCACCGCGGTCACCACCAGTTCCTCGCGAAGGCGCTGACCCACGTGGCCGGCGGACGGCACGACCTGGCCGGCATCGTCACCGAACCCGTGCAGGAGGTGCTCCAGCGCACGCTCGCCGAGATCCTCGGGCTCGCGCAGGGCTACTGCCGCGGCCGCGGCGGCTCGATGCACCTGCAGTGGTTCGAGGCCGGTGCGCTCGGCACCAACGCGATCGTGGGCGGCGGCGTGCCGCTCGGCGCGGGTAACGCCTGGGCGCAGCGGCACGCGGGCACCACCGACCTCACCGTGAGCTACTTCGGCGACGGCGCGGTGAACATCGGCTCGGTGCTCGAGTCGATGAACCTCGCGGCGGCGTGGAAACTGCCCTTCGCCTTCTTCATCGAGAACAACGGCTACGCGGTGTCGACGGGCGTCGACGAGTCGACCGCGGAGACGCGGCTGTCGGCGCGCGGCCTCGGCTTCGCGATCCCGTCCTGGCGCGTCGACGGCATGGACCCGCTCGCGGTGCACCTCGCCATGGGCGAGGCGGCCGAGTACATGCGCTCGGGCAACGGCCCGGCCGTCGTGGAGGCGGAGGTCTACCGCTACTTCCACCAGAACGGCCCGTACCCCGGCAGCGCGTTCGGCTACCGGACGAAGGCCGAGGAGGCCGCCTGGCGCGAGCGCGACCCGCTCACGCGCGTGGCGACCGAGATGACGAAGCTGGGGCTCATCGACGAGGCGGGCGTGGCGTCGGTGCGCGAGCAGGCGCAGGAGGCCATGCGCATCGCGGCCGCCCAGCTGCTCGAGCCCGATCCCGAGACCGACGGCAAGCGCCGCATCCGCCCCGAGCTGTGGCCCGACACCGAGTTCGTCGACGTCGGGGTGCGCGGCGACGCGAGCGAGCTGGCCGACGCCCGCACGCTCGACCCGGTCGCCGCGGATGGGCCGGTGGCCTCGATGAAGTTCGTCGACGCCGTGGCATCCGTCATGGGCCGCCGCATGGAGGAGGACGAGCGCATCGTCGTGCTCGGCGAGGACATCCACCGCCTCGGCGGCGGCACGAACGGCGCCACCAAGGGGCTCGCGAAGCAGTTCGAGGGCCGCGTGCTCGGCACGCCGATCAGCGAGAACGCGTTCGTCGGACTCGGCGGCGGCATGGCGCTCGACGGCCGGTTCCGACCCGTGGTCGAGTTCATGTACCCCGACTTCATGTGGGTCGCCGCCGACCAGGTGTTCAACCAGATCGGCAAGGCACGGCACATGTTCGGCGGCGTCAACCCGGTGCCGCTGGTGCTGCGCACCAAGGTCGCCATCGGCTCGGGCTACGGCTCGCAGCACCTGATGGACCCGGCCGGCATCTTCGCCACGAGCCCCGGCTGGCGCATCGTCGCACCGTCGACGGCGGCCGACTACATCGGCCTCATGAACGCGGCGCTCGCGCTCGAGGACCCGGTGCTGGTGCTCGAGCACATCGACCTGTACGGCAAGGTCGAGGAGGTGCCCGAGGGCGACCTCGACTACCAGCTGCCGTTCGGCCGGGCCGCGCTGCGGCGCGAGGGGTCGGATGCCACGGTGATCAGCTACCTCTCGATGGTCGGCCACAGCCTGGAGGCCGTCGAGCAGACCGGGCTCGACGCCGACGTGATCGACCTGCGCTGGCTCGACCGGGCCTCGGTCGACTGGGAGACGATCACCGAGTCGGTGAAGAAGACCAACGCCGTGCTCATCGTCGAACAGGGTGCTGCGGGCACCTCGTACGGCGGCTGGCTCGCCGACGAGATCCAGCGCCGCCTGTTCGACTGGCTCGACCAGCCCGTGCAGCGGGTGACGGGTCGCGAGGCGAGCCCGAGCATCTCGAAGGTGCTCGAGCGCGCCGCGCACGCCCGCACCGAGGAGGTCGTCGCCGGCATCGAACGGCTGCGCGAGGGAATGGGGGCAGCCTGA
- a CDS encoding VOC family protein — protein MPLPGLRGSDHIGITVPDLDQADDFFVRVLGAERFYDLGPFAFEEGDWMAEHLAVHPRTVMRRLRFYRLGHGVNFEVFEYESADEYRPAPRNSDVGGHHVALYVDDLDAAVAYLRAEGVRVLGEPTTSRNASEGQRWVYFLSPWGMQFELVSFPDGKAYERGLDRLLWHPARPAE, from the coding sequence ATGCCACTTCCCGGTCTCCGCGGAAGCGACCACATCGGCATCACGGTACCCGACCTCGACCAGGCCGACGACTTCTTCGTGCGCGTCCTCGGCGCGGAGCGCTTCTACGACCTCGGCCCCTTCGCGTTCGAGGAGGGCGACTGGATGGCCGAGCACCTCGCGGTGCACCCGCGCACCGTCATGCGGCGCCTGCGCTTCTACCGGCTCGGCCACGGCGTGAACTTCGAGGTCTTCGAGTACGAGAGCGCCGACGAGTACCGGCCCGCCCCGCGCAACAGCGACGTCGGCGGGCACCACGTGGCCCTCTACGTCGACGACCTCGACGCGGCGGTCGCCTACCTCCGCGCCGAGGGCGTCCGCGTGCTCGGCGAGCCGACCACGAGCCGCAACGCCAGCGAGGGTCAGCGCTGGGTGTACTTCCTCAGCCCGTGGGGCATGCAGTTCGAGCTCGTCAGCTTCCCCGACGGCAAGGCGTACGAGCGCGGGCTCGACCGCCTGCTCTGGCACCCCGCGCGGCCGGCCGAATGA
- a CDS encoding GntR family transcriptional regulator, whose product MSAEDAAEVADAARTTRGGDAGARVADRLRHEILAGEHAPGTRIRQEDVAERFGASRVPVREALRILENEGLVTLVANTGAWVATLTLAECEEVYQMRERLEPLLLSYSAPHLSPDDLADLAELAERMAATDDLDLFLGLDRKFHLASYRGARTSQLGELVTKLWNTTQPYRRAYTHSIDADARRIMHDEHHLLVSALRDDDLEEAQRVLASHIRRTRRQLSRHPELFTDLGAPR is encoded by the coding sequence ATGAGCGCCGAGGACGCCGCGGAGGTCGCCGACGCCGCCCGCACGACCCGCGGGGGCGACGCGGGGGCCCGCGTCGCCGACCGCCTCCGCCACGAGATCCTCGCCGGCGAGCACGCGCCGGGCACCCGCATCCGCCAGGAGGACGTGGCCGAGCGGTTCGGCGCGAGCCGCGTGCCCGTGCGCGAGGCGCTGCGGATCCTGGAGAACGAGGGCCTGGTCACACTCGTCGCCAACACCGGAGCGTGGGTCGCCACGCTGACGCTCGCGGAGTGCGAGGAGGTCTACCAGATGCGCGAGCGACTGGAGCCCCTGCTGCTCTCCTACTCCGCGCCGCACCTCTCCCCCGACGACCTGGCCGACCTCGCGGAGCTGGCCGAGCGGATGGCCGCGACCGACGACCTGGACCTGTTCCTCGGCCTCGATCGCAAGTTCCACCTCGCCAGCTACCGCGGCGCCCGCACGAGCCAGCTGGGCGAGCTCGTGACGAAGCTCTGGAACACGACGCAGCCGTACCGGCGCGCGTACACCCACTCGATCGACGCCGACGCGCGGCGCATCATGCACGACGAGCACCACCTGCTCGTCTCCGCCCTCCGCGACGACGACCTCGAGGAGGCGCAGCGCGTGCTGGCGAGCCACATCCGCCGCACGAGGCGCCAGCTCTCGCGGCATCCCGAACTCTTCACCGACCTCGGCGCACCGCGCTGA